The Candidatus Nanohalovita haloferacivicina region TCTAGACTCAGCTTACGATGCAAGGCCCGTCAACTTCAACGACAATAATCTAGATACAGGCAGCGGATGGACAGATGAAACTCCTGTCAACAGGCCTTCTGCCGAGGACTCCTCAGTTTTCAACTCACTAGGCACAGGGTTTGGTGGGGCAGAAGGAAATCTTAACAATTTTGATTTCTCCTCCTCAAGCGGTTGGAGCAGCGGACACATAGGAGAGCACTCTCTCAAATTTGACGGCAGCGATGACTTTGTCAGTGTGCCCTACAGAAAAACCTTTAACTTCAGCGGAGACTCATGGAGCCTAAGCCTTTGGTTCAAAGCTTCAGGAGATCCTGATGCAGAAGTACTGCTTGCTCAGGGAGATGGCGCCGAGTTCAATGACGGGTGGACTCTTAGAGATAGCTGGGACTCAACCGGGCCTCTAATGTTCCGATCTGGAGGCAACACATTATCAGCCTCTGGGGTGTGGGACAATGACTGGCATCATGCCGCAGTTTCCATAGAACCAGAGGGAGAATCACACCTATACGTGGACGGACAGCTTAGAGACAGTGGTGCTACCTCAAACTTCGGACCATTCAACTCAACAGAATCATTCTTAATAGGCGATAAAGGGAATGGAGAAATATTAAACGGATCAATAGATGATGTGAGAATATACCACACCGCGCTCACACCCTCACAAGTAGACAAAATCTACAGAAAGCAACCAATTACTGAAAACCTATCAAATCGCTGGAACTTCGAATCAGGAAACCTCAAAACAGCATATGATACAGGAGACACCACCAACCAAGGAGTTCTGAATACGAACTCTGTAGCAACATACGGTGGTTTAAACTTCATAAGCTCAAAAACCTCTCAGCAAATATCCTCACTCTCTTTCTGGGCCTCGGAAGACGGAAAATGGAGGCACTATGTTGAAACGAATGGAACTCGATTTATTGACGGTAGGGAAGAGTCCTGGGGCCATCCTTTAGTCACTAACAGTTCTTATGGTACGAATATTGGTTCTCCTTTCTACGAGTCGGGGATTGTAGAAAATGTCTCTAACTGGACTTATGTAGGCCTTGACGGCGAGTTCGATGATCCTGTAGTAATTGTTAATGGCCAGGGAAGCTTTGATGCAGGTGATGAGCCAAGAGAGTCCAGAGCACTTGTCAGAAATATCGGGCCCGAAGGATTCGAGGTTCAGAATGTTAACGAAAATGATTCGCTGGTGGAAGAAGATATCGGGTATATTGTTATGGAGAAAGGCCACCATACTATCGATGGAGTGGAGGTAGAGGCCGGTACATACAATACCTCTGGATCAACCAGTTCCTACAACTGGAATCAATCATTTGGATCCAATTCTATAAACATGATTGACACACTGCAGGAGGAAACATCTCACGCGTACAGCTCAAGAGTTGACACAAGTTCCTTGGATTCACAGGGATTCTC contains the following coding sequences:
- a CDS encoding LamG domain-containing protein, whose product is MPIPGLISSKRTTAAILLIGLATAIALTPVSSMTGNVFQSATLDTNSTSQAATTSEATTSNTNSLNNGLTAYYRFDDVKASRGYSLQFDGSDDYVETRGPEELYNYSISIWFKADNRGGERPVFQDSYGAPAGYSHGYPTIGMDPSAIYFTGGYNGSTYDKAELTSAVSGKWYHGVLVSNGQNSNFEAYVNGQKIGETHWVSGSQLNITNSTIGARPEKAKNNPDQTHHFDGKIDQLQIYDRSLKDFEVKKLYREEPLAKGLLSEYPLNSGPENCDLTQENNCIENSLDSAYDARPVNFNDNNLDTGSGWTDETPVNRPSAEDSSVFNSLGTGFGGAEGNLNNFDFSSSSGWSSGHIGEHSLKFDGSDDFVSVPYRKTFNFSGDSWSLSLWFKASGDPDAEVLLAQGDGAEFNDGWTLRDSWDSTGPLMFRSGGNTLSASGVWDNDWHHAAVSIEPEGESHLYVDGQLRDSGATSNFGPFNSTESFLIGDKGNGEILNGSIDDVRIYHTALTPSQVDKIYRKQPITENLSNRWNFESGNLKTAYDTGDTTNQGVLNTNSVATYGGLNFISSKTSQQISSLSFWASEDGKWRHYVETNGTRFIDGREESWGHPLVTNSSYGTNIGSPFYESGIVENVSNWTYVGLDGEFDDPVVIVNGQGSFDAGDEPRESRALVRNIGPEGFEVQNVNENDSLVEEDIGYIVMEKGHHTIDGVEVEAGTYNTSGSTSSYNWNQSFGSNSINMIDTLQEETSHAYSSRVDTSSLDSQGFSIYWESFDQSQGADQDGGGFQAGYIAYRTDQSNTRFEGDIYPNCPEDTDTGGWCQVNFSTEFSETPIMFANPLGTSGGDPSVGSFSDLTTEGVKIRITEGDVYDGEQGHVNVDLPWTVWTDSFEGRIDEFRAYNRSLTDSETTRLGLK